Proteins encoded within one genomic window of Arachis ipaensis cultivar K30076 chromosome B08, Araip1.1, whole genome shotgun sequence:
- the LOC107612750 gene encoding 1-aminocyclopropane-1-carboxylate oxidase homolog 1 — MVVTSKEESQEAAATSFDRISELKAFDDSKTGVQGLIENGVTKVPPIFHCKEHESNSSSKPNSKFSIPIIDLNNGIIGDDVAAKVKDACENWGFFQIINHDIPIHVLDDMINGTRMFHEQDPEVRKRYYTRDLSGKVFYVSNFTLFQDPAADWKDTLGISMAPNPPKAEELPHVCRDIVMEYSEKVMKLGLTLFELLSEALGLNKSHLKDIGCAEGLLLICHCYPACPQPELTIGSCKHTDRDFMTILLQDQIGGLQVLHHDQWIDVPPLHGALVVNVGDLLQVTSNDKFISVQHRVLANTIGPRISVASLFRPRVEPAEATPKVYGPIKQLLSEETPPLYRDTSLKDYIKNGFQKGLRTCSISHLKL; from the exons ATGGTGGTCACAAGCAAAGAAGAGTCTCAAGAAGCAGCAGCTACTAGTTTTGATAGAATAAGTGAACTCAAAGCATTTGATGATTCAAAAACCGGTGTTCAAGGCCTCATAGAAAACGGGGTCACAAAAGTTCCACCTATATTCCATTGCAAAGAACATGAGTCAAATAGTAGCAGTAAACCAAATTCAAAGTTCAGCATCCCCATAATAGATCTCAATAATGGTATTATTGGTGATGATGTTGCGGCGAAGGTTAAGGATGCGTGTGAGAATTGGGGGTTCTTTCAGATCATAAACCATGACATCCCAATTCATGTGTTGGATGACATGATTAATGGAACTCGCATGTTCCATGAGCAAGATCCTGAGGTCAGGAAACGGTACTACACACGTGATCTTAGTGGGAAGGTTTTTTATGTCTCTAATTTCACTCTGTTCCAAGATCCAGCTGCTGATTGGAAGGACACACTTGGAATTTCCATGGCTCCAAATCCACCCAAAGCAGAAGAACTACCACATGTTTGCAG AGATATTGTGATGGAATATTCAGAGAAAGTAATGAAACTTGGTTTAACTTTGTTCGAGTTACTATCAGAGGCTCTTGGCCTTAACAAGTCTCATCTCAAAGATATTGGCTGTGCTGAAGGGCTTCTCCTTATATGTCACTGCTACCCTGCATGCCCTCAGCCTGAGTTAACCATAGGCAGTTGCAAGCACACCGATCGCGACTTCATGACAATTCTTTTACAGGATCAGATTGGCGGCCTCCAAGTTCTTCATCACGACCAATGGATCGATGTGCCGCCGCTCCATGGTGCTCTTGTAGTCAACGTTGGAGATCTCCTACAGGTAACTT CCAATGACAAGTTCATTAGTGTTCAGCATAGAGTTTTAGCAAATACTATAGGTCCAAGAATTTCAGTGGCGTCATTGTTTAGACCAAGAGTTGAACCAGCAGAGGCCACACCAAAAGTTTATGGTCCAATCAAGCAGCTCTTATCTGAAGAGACTCCACCATTATACAGAGACACCTCTTTGAAAGATTACATAAAAAATGGTTTTCAGAAGGGCCTTAGGACTTGCTCAATTTCTCACTTGAAGTTGTGA
- the LOC107612748 gene encoding 1-aminocyclopropane-1-carboxylate oxidase homolog 1, with amino-acid sequence MEVSYTDQEVTVGTVKLSSNRLNDLKSFDETKTGVKGLVDKGLTKIPSLFHHQHDNTKSDKAANVCNSEHTIPVIDLEDVVVTKDPSKREGVVSRIREACKTWGFFQVVNHGIPESVLEEMKDGVRRFFEQDDEVKKKFYTRDQNRSFIYNSNFDLYSSPALNWRDTFVCYLAPDNPKPVELPVVCRDILLEYGTNIMKFGIALFELLSEALGLHSNYLRDIGCTYGRILLCHYYPACPEPELTLGTTKHSDNDFITVLLQDHIGGLQVLHEDKWIDIPPVPGALVINIGDLLQLITNDIFKSVEHRVLANLIGPRISVASFFCSGMRSSSKLYGPIKELLSEDNPAKYRKTTMEEYAAYYNAKGLDGTTALEHFRV; translated from the exons ATGGAGGTTTCTTACACTGATcaagaagttacagtaggaacAGTGAAGCTCAGTTCTAACAGACTCAACGACCTCAAATCATTCGATGAAACAAAAACTGGCGTCAAGGGTCTTGTTGACAAAGGCCTTACAAAGATTCCATCACTCTTCCATCACCAACATGATAATACGAAATCTGACAAAGCCGCAAATGTATGCAACTCAGAACATACAATTCCAGTTATAGACCTTGAAGATGTTGTTGTTACCAAAGATCCAAGCAAACGCGAAGGAGTTGTTTCAAGAATAAGGGAAGCTTGTAAGACATGGGGTTTCTTTCAAGTGGTGAATCATGGCATCCCTGAGAGTGTTCTTGAGGAGATGAAAGATGGGGTTAGAAGGTTCTTCGAACAAGACGATGAAGTGAAGAAAAAGTTTTATACACGTGACCAGAATAGGTCGTTTATTTATAACAGTAATTTTGATTTATATAGTTCACCAGCACTTAATTGGAGAGATACTTTTGTGTGTTATCTTGCTCCTGATAATCCTAAACCAGTAGAATTGCCAGTAGTATGCAG GGATATCCTTCTTGAATATGGGACTAATATTATGAAATTTGGGATTGCACTCTTTGAATTACTATCAGAAGCTCTTGGTTTGCATTCAAACTATTTAAGAGACATAGGTTGCACTTATGGACGTATTTTGCTTTGTCATTACTACCCTGCATGTCCTGAACCTGAACTAACTTTGGGAACCACCAAGCATTCTGATAACGACTTTATCACGGTGCTTCTCCAAGACCATATTGGCGGCCTTCAAGTCCTTCATGAGGATAAGTGGATCGATATACCGCCGGTACCAGGGGCTCTAGTGATCAATATTGGTGATCTTCTGCAG CTTATAACAAATGATATATTTAAGAGTGTTGAACATAGAGTACTGGCAAATCTCATTGGTCCAAGAATATCTGTTGCAAGCTTTTTCTGCTCAGGTATGAGATCATCATCAAAGCTTTATGGTCCTATAAAAGAATTGTTATCCGAAGACAATCCTGCAAAATACAGAAAAACTACGATGGAAGAGTATGCAGCATACTATAATGCCAAAGGTCTTGATGGAACCACTGCTCTTGAACATTTTAGAGTTTGA